The stretch of DNA CCCCCGCCGCCGGGACCACCAGCAGCGAGAGCCAGTCGGGATCGGCGTCCAGGTACTTGATGGCGGTGGTGGGCGGGACGATCGCCCACTCCTTCATGATGTTGGAGAAGAAGTTCGGCTTCTGCCGGTACACCCCCACGACCTGGAACGGCTCCCCGCGCAGGCGGACCGTCTTCCCCACCGGGTCCGTGTCGCCGAACACCTTCTTCGCCAGATCCACCGACAGGACCACTACGCGGTTGGAGCGGGCGACGTCCGCCGGGAGGAAGTTGCGCCCGTAGACGAAGTCGCCCTGCGCGTAGTCCGGCCACTGGTAGTCGCGCCCCGGGAGCATGACCCCGCTGTACGTGCTGGAGCCGTACTTCAGGTCCGCGCTCCCGTCCACCGCCGTGGCGACCGACCGGATGGAGGGGAGCGAGCGCACGACCTCCGCCTCCTGGAAGGTCATGGGCGGCCTCCCCACCCAGGGCGGGCGCCCGGAGCCGTGGCTGATGCGGATCTCGGTCTGCGTGAAGCGGTTGACCACGAAGTTCTTGGGGCCGATCCCCTCGATCTGCTCCATGATCCCGGTGCGCAGCCCCCCGACCACCGCGGCCATCGCCATCACCGTGGCGACGCCGATCACGATCCCCAGGATGGTGAGGAAGGCCCGCACCTTGTTGGAGCGCAGCGCGTCCAGCGCGATCCCCACGCCCTCACGGGCGGATGTGAGGTTCATCGTCCGCTCCTATTCGCTCCGCAGGGCCTCGATGGGGTCCAGGCGCGAGGCCCGGTACGCCGGGTACACCCCCGCCACGAGCCCGACGCCCACCCCCAGGAGGATGGACAGCACGATGGAGAGCGGGGAGACCCGCCCCGGGAGCGGCGAGAGCGCCGCGACCGCCGCCGCCAGCGCGATCCCGATCCCGATCCCCAGCAC from Longimicrobiaceae bacterium encodes:
- a CDS encoding ABC transporter permease, whose translation is MNLTSAREGVGIALDALRSNKVRAFLTILGIVIGVATVMAMAAVVGGLRTGIMEQIEGIGPKNFVVNRFTQTEIRISHGSGRPPWVGRPPMTFQEAEVVRSLPSIRSVATAVDGSADLKYGSSTYSGVMLPGRDYQWPDYAQGDFVYGRNFLPADVARSNRVVVLSVDLAKKVFGDTDPVGKTVRLRGEPFQVVGVYRQKPNFFSNIMKEWAIVPPTTAIKYLDADPDWLSLLVVPAAGASQDQAIDDVTAALRVARGLRPGDENNFDVTRQQAIADLFDRITGVFAIVMLVLSSIGLMVGGVGVVAIMMISVTERTREIGVRKALGATRREILWQFLVESVTVTTIGGAIGMALGAGGALLLAAFTPLPASVPLWAVAASLGVSAITGIGFGLYPANKAARLDPVEALRHE